The sequence GCTCCGCCCAAAACTACAATGCTACAATTGCAAACCACCTTTTAATTTTTAAATAAACTTTGTTCACTAATTCGATTTTAACAACAACCTTACATTGAAACAAATGCCGATAACCGCATCGAAGACGCTGTCGCTGTTGAGGCGCAGGTTATATGCGATAAAATAAAGAGCATAAAACACATAAACAATAAAAATTCAGCTATAAAAATGAACAGTGAAAACATTAACGACAATTTTAAGAGAGCCAATGAACTAATCGTTCGTTTTATCTTCTACTTTCCCATATTTCGCAACAAAATCCGCAAAAAGATCTTGGAATATTTCGTCAAAATATTCGTCGATTACTTTGTACTCTTGATCGAGTTCTGATTTTTTATTTTCGTCAATTTTTAACAAATCATCTGCGCCATTTAATCCTAAAAATTGACGGACACAATATTTACGGAGTGCCGACAACTCAGCCCTCAATAGTAGATTTTCAAAGAATAAAATACTCATATCTTTGAATGGAAAATGATAATTAACATTTTCAAATTTTTTGAGAAGCTCATCGGTGTTCATAATATTCCTCAATTACTTTTAAGCATATAACTTTTATTTAACCCGCCAAAATTCCGTATAGTATGCATGGCGGTTCTGCATACAATATGCATTTATTATTAAACAAAATAAGACGCTTAATCCGGCCGATGTATGCTTCTGTCTTTAGACCGCAGCGGTTCTTTATTAGCGCCATCCTTACTTGATTAAGAAGTTTGGGCTTGTCTTTAGTTTCTTTGAAGGTCATTAATTGTCCCCTCGATTCCCTCAATACACATATTTTAATGAGAAATTAACCAAATCTAAAAATAATGTCAATCAAATATTTTGGAATGCGCGCCGGAAACCGGCTTATCATGTAAAATAAACCGAAGGGATTTTTTAAGCGGTCTTTTTCTTTTACTCAATTTCACAAACTTAAGACGGGACTTGCCGTTCTTAAATTTGTTTTTGCCTTTCCGCCGGCCCCCGGTCATAAAATTTTTAAAACAAAAAAGCCCTGCAAATTTTAATCTGCAAGGCTTTGAAAAGTGAGCGCGGGTGGGATCGAACCACCGACCCTCTGCTTAAAAGGCAGATGCTCTACCCCTGAGCTACGCGCCCGCCGTAATTTCAAAAAAAATTTCCCGCCTTTGGCGGGATGCATTTACAAATGCATCATTTTTTGAGTCAACAAATATATGGTTTACGAAAATAAAATACAACTGTTTCAATTTATACCGCGTCAATTTTTTCCATTTTTATAACAATAATGCGGAAAAACTTCGCAGGCAAACGACTTTAAGTTTAAAGTGTGACAAAGAGAACATTAATTAGCGCCGGAG comes from Melioribacter roseus P3M-2 and encodes:
- a CDS encoding RNA-binding protein — encoded protein: MNTDELLKKFENVNYHFPFKDMSILFFENLLLRAELSALRKYCVRQFLGLNGADDLLKIDENKKSELDQEYKVIDEYFDEIFQDLFADFVAKYGKVEDKTND